A stretch of Rhododendron vialii isolate Sample 1 chromosome 4a, ASM3025357v1 DNA encodes these proteins:
- the LOC131324505 gene encoding uncharacterized protein LOC131324505, protein MTFPYKRPWNTVRQSMPIKQGSHMITNGVVLGSTYNSMTDSKPFNCLRLEENRKVRGTGTFFPKSELNGCSCRERSPQGGERSRQRPITVRSRDILVSMAVVLPSQRRSHLRKWPVRFHVVGSLD, encoded by the exons ATGACATTCCCTTACAAAAGGCCATGGAATACTGTTCGTCAATCCATGCCAATTAAGCAGGGTTCTCATATGATCACAAATGGTGTTGTCTTGGGATCAACTTATAATTCCATGACCGATAGCAAACCATTCAATTGTTTGAGATTGGAAGAAAATCGAAAAGTGCGTGGAACTGGCACATTTTTTCCCAAATCAGAACTG AATGGTTGTTCATGCAGGGAGAGGTCGCCACAGGGAGGGGAAAGAAGCAGGCAGCGGCCAATCACTGTCAGGTCCAGAGACATACTCGTATCAATGGCAGTGGTCCTACCTAGCCAGAGAAGAAGTCATCTGAGGAAGTGGCCTGTGAGGTTCCACGTGGTGGGAAGTCTGGATTAA